The genomic window TTGGGACTTAGAAAACTGCCTCAAGGGATGGGAAATCTAGTTAACTTgagacattttttatttacttattatgaGGAATTTTCGGAACAGATAAATCTGGCCAAAGGAGTTGGAAGATTAACATCTCTTCGAACCTTGCCCTTTTTTATTGTTAGTGATGAGTGCAAAATAGAAGACATGAGAAACTTGAAGGAGCTTAGAGGACGGCTTGAAATAAGGGGACTAGTCAATGTGAAAGATGCAGAGAAGGCTGAAAAGGCAGAATTGAAGAATAAGAAACACCTCCACGGTTTGACATTACATTTCACAACAGGGAGGATGCAAGAGAGGATGAAAAAAGTGGCAAAAGCCTTACAACCTCATCCAAACTTAAAATCCCTGAGCATAGTACAGTATCAAGTCAGAGAATGGCCTAGGTGGATGATGGAGCCATCATTACTCCAACTAACACACCTTCTCCTTTCTCACATAGCATGTCAGTGCTTGCCTCCTCTGGGAGAGCTACCACTTCTCGAGAACCTGAATATACAATACATGCCGAGAGTGAAATACGTGGGTGGTGAGTTCTTGGGATCATCATCAGCAATTGCTTTTCCAAGGTTGAAGCATCTGGGTTTTTCTGAAATGCAAGAGTGGGAAATTTGGGAAGTAAAAGAAGAAGGGAGGAAAGTAATGCCAAGTCTTCTTTCCTTGAAAATAAGCGCAAGTCCAAAGCTTGCGACATTGCCGGACCTGCTCCagacactactacaaaaataatttatggtgtcactatttatggtgtcacttttaaaataatgacaccatagggtttataattaataaaggtgacacatcatattaaaaatcttctattgaggtagttagatgatgttaattttatattaatagtgtcattttttggaaagtgacaccatataaaataattttttttaagtattataacttaatgagcctatttgagcccacttttagaattaataatgaagGTCAATATATAAAAAGCCCATTGTTTCCACATgacacccacaatccaaaaaatctcaatatacaaaccctatatataattaaaatcataatcttcttctaccttttctctcacccatagtcaacacgctcacAACCGACATTCTTCTCTTTGTGGACTCCTAGGTAAGTCAAAATCTCTTAGATCtatcatctttttttatttttattaatgtcattatattgATTGTTTCAACGtttttgtattatggtttttatgttttttttttttttgagttgtagggaagaaaaacttAGGTTTAAAGTTCtagcataaaagaaaaaacctgtagattaattgattttttaatctgaACCAAACACACAATCAACTCCATAAAAACAAgtggaaaacaagaaaaaaggaatgatttttaatatgtatttgtgtgagaaCGATAGGTACAGATTTTATTTGAGATATATTACCACATAATCTTCATCCCTTctaaaaaaatgagagagagaaaaaaaaggaatgatttttctgtttgtatctaagtgAGAATGAGACACGGAATCTTTAAATCCATTCTTTGGATTAATCTGCATgaggattttgaggaaattTGTTACTGTTTAGTGACGGAAGCCTTTAGTACCAGAATCAATTGTTTGATTGGGTGGGTTCCAATCAGACCTTAAGGAATGGGTCCAAAGGACGTCATCCATCAGAGTAATGGTGTTCATTATTGTTCTTGTGCCTTGAGTCAAAGTTAACTGACTCATATGCTTCATATCCAACACGTGTAGAggggaaaaataaaagtaattgttCTTTATGAATGGATTTGGTTGTGGGCTGGGGATGTTTTTCAAGAGCTTGGAATATTAGGTACAGTAATTGGTTTCGTAGCAGCGTGAATGTATTtgagttttacattttttttaaatatatggtcatgtaaaataaaagtaaaacattaAGTAAATATAGAAAAGCCACAAATACAGCAACTTGCATGTAAAAGCATTTTTGTGTTTTGTCTTTTACAAGTTTTATAAATTGGAAAATTCTGACACCATACAAAAACATAGAAAAGCCACAAATACAACAActtgcatatttttatttttattttaattatttatagttGATTAAGTTTATGGTATGCCATGTTGGATGCTTTCAGATTTTACAGatctaagttatttttattttgagaataaatattccataattcaaccttttccttttcttgttggTAATCATGCTACATAAAATCTAGGAATGCTAAACACATctcttttaaaattactatatttACAATAGGAAAATGGCTTTTATCAAAAGAGAAATATCCTTAAATTGTGTGTGTTTGTTAATGTAGAATAATGGGCGTTGCTGAATGTTTGTGTCTCTATTACTTGTCCGGGTGAGAGAATAAATTCCCATTTACCCAGAAAATAGTGGGAAGTTCTATAAAGTTGTTTTGAGTGAGATTTTCAGATTGGTACATGTGCATGGGGCATTAAGGGATCGTCCTCATTGAGCAAATTCCTCTTGTATGCCAATtccttttaatgaaatttgctattttaaattaagttctTGGTCACTTAATGCCCATTTCAGCCTCATCTGAGCAAATTAATTTCAACCTCTTGTTACCCATTTTAGACTTTGTTTAGACATGAAATAATGATTGACATCTTCATGAAATCTTGCTGCTTTAGATTAGATTCTTGGTCACTCATATGGCATGATCTAAGTGGAAAATAAGGTGGTGCTTGGTTCACATGTGCCTGAGAAAATGGCAAACACCTTCATCCTAGGGGCTGCATATTTAGAATTTTGGTATAAGCTCTCTCCCCTGATCAAAGACTCAACAGTCTGATGCTTAGAGTCCAAAATATTGATGAAAGCCACAACAAGCTATCCTCATTAATACGTTGAGTTGGTGACTTCCCTTTTCCTTTAATGGTTGTTCTTTGATATGGAATCCCATTGACTGCAGTACTTCAAATTGAGCCTTTGTTGATTCTATCTGTTGTTTGTACATGCAAGACCAATTCACGAGGATTATCCTCATTCTCATCAACCGGTCCATGGTAAGGCTCTTCTCCCACATGGCTTCCCACACACCCACCCAATCCTGCCCCCCTCCCCCCCCACATTCCATGAGGTCCTCTCCATGAAACAAGAAGCCAACTAGGTCAATTCTTGGGGCCACTTGTACATTTACCTAGGTCATGTTCAGTTAAGTGTTGatgaaagcaaaaacaaaatgcTAAGAAAACTGATTTTTCTCAATGAGGTTGAATGAACATCAAACGTAAATACCAACTTATAATAATGACAATTCCAATAACATGTTTCAATCTTATAATGGTTGTTATATATTAATCAATCAAGCAGGGATGAATTAATATGTAAGTAACAGAGTCGGTACTTATTCACAAAGGAAGGACCGAAGAACAACAAGATTTGATGATGGAAATTTCAGGTGGCTGTTGTTGTGAACTGGTAAGAGGCATAAGAGAGAGTACCGAGGCTCCAGCTATGGTGGATGAGTTTGGAACCCATGGCTACATGCAATGGATAGAAGTGTTCCAGCCATGGGTGGGCCTCTCTAGCATGCGGTGCCTTCTCTTCATAGTGATTTATGTCTTCATATCTTAAACACGAACATGTAAATATAAATGtcagaaaatgaaacaaaacaaatgaCTGCCGCTGCTTCAATGCATAGGAGCAACTCTATTTTATGTTGCTTGATTTTATGGCAAAGAATAGCGTATATATATAGTAATTGAATGATTACCTTCCATCAAGGAGAGCTTCTTTCAACCAGGTATCAAACTGATCATATGCCCAAGGCACAACCGATTCACTATTGGGATTGAGCTAGGGCCCTCAGATTGTGAGTGGCATTTCCAGAACCAATGATGAGGACGCCTTTTTTAAAGTCTTCCAGACCTACTTGTCCTCCTTATCCACCCCAAAATCTTTTGCTAAAATGCTTGATACGAAATCTATAACCAGCTTAAGCTCCTAGCAACAGAACCTTGCAAGAAACCTTAGGTTTCAATGACCTCTCCCTCCATCTGAACCACAAAAAAACCCCACTTCTCTGGCTACTGCCACGCTAAAGAAGACCTAAAAATGATCCTTTGAATGACACTTCCCATGCCTAACATCAAACCAAACTTGGTTCTGAGCCCCTCTTTTGTCGTTTGTGGTACAAGTAAGACAATAAAATACATTCTCTCCATTTCTGATTGGTTTTGAAATATCCTTTCCCATCAATCCACCCCAACCTTCACCCAcccaaaaaaggggaaaaatctCCACCTCTAGACCCTCCAGATCAGTTCCCTAGCAAAGCCTTAAGGAAGAGCAAGCTTCGGATTCCAAGATTCCCTCACAAAGCACACAGTCAACCATAAATTCTTCCCACTTCCTCCACTATCATCATGAAAAAGGATTCCAAACCCATGCTTATAGATACAcatgtaatatatatttaaactacTGGGGAGCATATTTAAACTACTTTTACATAATTTAAGTGCTTCTATTTatcaagaattgttttaaataaaaaaaaggtatataTATGATTCTTGGGGGTCTGATGTATATAGTGGATTAAGGAATACATTGATTAGCATGGGTGACAGAAGAATATGCTTATAGATACACatgtaatatatatttgtaagtcatatgaatgacttgaagcatgtaatatatataaatacacatattcatacttgaaatattgcatttttttagattattagtttaatttaatggaGATGAATATTTAGTTGAAAAGTTACAatgtattattgaaaatatgacTTGA from Vitis vinifera cultivar Pinot Noir 40024 chromosome 9, ASM3070453v1 includes these protein-coding regions:
- the LOC132254275 gene encoding putative disease resistance protein RGA3, giving the protein MWELDVFEKTLSPALLLSYYDLPPPLKRCFSYCAVFPKDHTIQIDDLIKLWMAQSYLDSKSDGEMETIVREYFENLAARSFFQDFEKDDKGNIVRCKMHDIVHDFAQFLTNNECLIVEDDCENLKTNLSLQKGRHATVIVHGSTRFSFSVNKARNLHTLLVVSDNGCKIDSFPLDSFQQLKYLRAMDLRGNDSIVELPREVGEFIHLRYLNLSRCRALKTLPETICGLCNLQTLDVRLCLGLRKLPQGMGNLVNLRHFLFTYYEEFSEQINLAKGVGRLTSLRTLPFFIVSDECKIEDMRNLKELRGRLEIRGLVNVKDAEKAEKAELKNKKHLHGLTLHFTTGRMQERMKKVAKALQPHPNLKSLSIVQYQVREWPRWMMEPSLLQLTHLLLSHIACQCLPPLGELPLLENLNIQYMPRVKYVGGEFLGSSSAIAFPRLKHLGFSEMQEWEIWEVKEEGRKVMPSLLSLKISASPKLATLPDLLQTLLQK